Proteins co-encoded in one Calderihabitans maritimus genomic window:
- a CDS encoding DUF6391 domain-containing protein, whose product RCGTSIAAANFLFSLVFILVLFFYKDLSLINIVAAFLLANILTKPFGLTLQKFFTTYPDVRDMSILDIYGKPLTFGFPFEIIINPNRTYFIKTTSGKGFFWFLC is encoded by the coding sequence CGCGATGTGGGACTTCAATAGCGGCGGCCAATTTTCTTTTCTCCCTTGTATTCATACTTGTCCTCTTTTTTTACAAAGACCTATCTCTGATAAATATTGTTGCGGCCTTTCTTTTGGCCAATATACTGACCAAGCCCTTTGGCTTGACACTGCAGAAATTTTTTACGACATATCCTGATGTTAGGGATATGAGTATACTCGACATTTACGGCAAACCTCTGACATTTGGATTCCCCTTTGAGATAATAATAAATCCAAACCGGACTTACTTTATAAAAACGACTTCAGGGAAAGGATTCTTTTGGTTTTTATGTTAG